A single region of the Sciurus carolinensis chromosome 14, mSciCar1.2, whole genome shotgun sequence genome encodes:
- the LOC124964153 gene encoding 60S ribosomal protein L23a-like has protein sequence MTIKKTKKIRGPFHPSGAELKKETPATSVAKVFEGQEGSAKTNLPVIHPRPGGPRTCDCEGSPDTLQERSGRNKRDHYAVELPLTTECTIRKTESDNTLVLIVEVKANKHQVKQAVKKLHDIGVAKVTTTLIRVDGEKEEKFGF, from the coding sequence ATgaccattaaaaaaacaaaaaagatcagAGGACCTTTTCACCCCAGTGGTGCTGAATTGAAGAAGGAAACTCCAGCCACTTCCGTAGCAAAGGTTTTTGAAGGCCAGGAAGGCAGTGCCAAAACAAATCTGCCTGTCATCCACCCCCGCCCTGGAGGTCCAAGAACCTGTGACTGTGAAGGCAGTCCAGACACCCTCCAAGAGCGCTCTGGGAGAAACAAACGTGACCACTATGCAGTTGAGTTGCCCTTGACCACTGAGTGCACCATAAGGAAGACAGAAAGCGACAACACACTTGTGCTCATTGTGGAAGTCAAGGCCAACAAGCACCAGGTGAAGCAGGCTGTGAAGAAGCTCCATGACATTGGTGTTGCCAAGGTCACCACCACCCTGATCAGGGTtgatggagagaaggaggaaaagtttggtTTCTGA